The Yamadazyma tenuis chromosome 2, complete sequence sequence TTGCCAAACTTCTGTTGGTTAGACTGCCTTGAGCAGCTTTgtgcttcttcatcatcgtctgcatcttcatcttctgcTGTGTCCTCTTCTGCGTCTTCGTCTGCTACTTCTTCGTCCGCAGAatcttcatcgtcttctaCTTCATCTGCTACTTCATCCGCTGCTTCATCTGCTGCTTCATCTGCTGCTTCATCTGCTGCTTCATCTGATGCTTCATCTGCTGCTTCATCTGCTGCTTCATCTGCTGCTTCATCTGCTGCTTCATCTGCTGCTTCATCTGCTGCTTCATCTGCTGCTTCATCTGCTGCTTCATCCGCTGCTCCATCCGCTGCTTCATCTGATGATTCATCTGATGACTCGTCTGAGACTGGCTGCCCAGAATGTACTGACTACTCCACTGgattcaccaccaccaactcaaATGGTGAAACTGTTACTGGAtctgaagaaatcatcatcaccacaGACTCTGCTGGTTCTTTAACTACTGAAACAATTATACTCAACTCTGGTATCGTTTCTGACTGTCCTGACTGTACCGACTACACTACTGGATTTACCTCAACCGAGTCTAATGGTGATATTGTGACAGGTTCCGAAGAGATCATTGTCACTACCGATTCCGCTGGTTCTTTGACTACCGAAACTTCTGTTTTGGGCGAAGCTACTATTTTCCCAAGTACTGCGACCAATGTTGTTGGAACCACTGTCATCACTATAACCTCTTGTTCGGAAGACAAGTGTTCTGCTACTGCTGTTACCACTGGTGTGACCACTGTTAGTAACGATGCCACTGTTTACACCACGTACTGTCCATTGActgaagaagctgctgCCACTAAAACTGAAATTTCAACTACTGTTATCACCATCACTTCTTGCTCTGAAAATAAGTGTTCCACTTCTGCTGTTACCACCGGTGTCACAACCGTTACAGAAGACTCCACTGTGTACACCACATACTGTCCTTTGACTAGTGCTGCCGCTTCTACAACTCCTCCAACTACTGACGTTGCTGCCAGTGGCTCTGCTTCAGCTCCAGCTCCAACCACCGAGGCTGCAGAAGTTCCATCGACTGTGGCTGCAGAATCTGTACCAGCTGCAAGCACTGTTTCTGCTGCTTCTGAATCCACTGCTTCCATTGTGGCTCCAGCATCTTCCGTTTCTGCCTATGAAGGTGGTGCCAGTGCGTTCTCTGCTTCCATTGGAGTTATGATTGCCGGTTTGTTCTTGCTTAGCATCTAAAGTTGATCTTTGGAAAGTCCATCTTTCGTGCCTTATAGAATGGCGTGCTTGGCCAGAAGATTTTCAAACAAGTAACTATAACAATTCAACGTTCATCCTTATTTATACCtatttcttttggttttctccCTTTTTAATTTTCAGTTCATACCCTTTAATTTACACAGGCTTTCAATTTATTGAATATGTACATGAATGAGTTTCGTCAAATTAGTCAGTTTTATCCGCTACTGCCTCTCGGGTATTCTTACTTCGGGGCCAGAGGGAAGGGATTCTAATCACCTGAAAACGGGGTTCTACACTACGTTCAACGAACCACTGTTTAAGTCTAGCCTCGattaaagaagaaatttTGGGCACGTCTTGCAATTTTGCTCTGGATCCtatcaatgacttgataTTGAACTCGAGCCTGTAGTCTGGCGAGAAAGAGAACCGAATAGCAGTGCCCGACTCTATTTCAGCCTTCTTTTCGGTCTTTTTAGATCCATTCAGTGTTCCCTTAAGCGGTGATGTCACCAAAGGTTCTAGCACAGCAGCAGTAGTTAGTGCAACGTCTCCTGAAACAGCAGGAGTAGCAGCGGTAGTAGTGGAAGTAGCGCTATTTGCAGTTGTTTCGGTTTGGCCCAGGGTTGCCATCAATTTTTCATCGTTTGGACTGAAAAGAGACACAGCTAAACACCCACTGAACCTGACAAGCGAGACCGAAAGCTGGATGGGCAACGACGCGATCATGGGCCTGGGATGGTTGATCAATAGTCTGGTTTCAATCCCCAAGGTGATTGTATCAGAGAGATCAACATCGATTTTGGCCTCTAGTCTGCCTGATCCGTCTTGACTCTGTTTAATTCTGCAATTAGAGAAAATCGGAAAGTCGTCACCGATGTCTATCTCGGTTATTTTCACCGTGTCCAAGTAGTCTGGGAAATCCAGTTTGGTGAGAAAGTCGTTCAACGAATGGAAGATATTGTCGGATATCAATGCTTCTGTTCTCAATTGAGAAATGGTTTGGGCAATCAACACATTAAACCAGTCCAAACTTTCGGAAGCATGGTTGTCAACATTATAATAAGTCTTTTCTAGGATGGTGGCGATGTTTCTAGCGTGTAAGTCAATGTCATCCTGGTCCTCTGATTCTATTCCTGGTGTTTTATTCTTTTTATCACGTTTAACCAACACTCCGGTAGCATCTTTAGCAGATGACGTAGACGACACGTTGGACGCGTCCTGGAACacaaagaacttgatgaaaatcGAGACCACCAAGATTACACTCAATTGTCCCAATATTAGGCCCTGGGTGAAGCTGAAAGTATTGGATGAACCAGTGGATGGGTGCCTTAATGCCTCCTGAGATAGAAGGTCTCTTTGTTGTTTGAAtaattcttcttgctgGATTCTCAAACGATCGGATAGTTCCTGAAGGGAGACAGCATAATGCTCGTCCTCCAGCCCAAGATTACTTTCGATTATATCATTTTGCACCATGGTCCGGTAGCTTATGTTTTTATCGGATGAGAAATTAGACAATTGCGAAAACTTTCATTAGGCTACATACGAAAAGGTCAATTCAGTTAGTTGGTCAATTTTTTTCTACTAACCGGTTTCTTGAGTTTCCTACCTTTGACAGAGTTTTTTGGGGTTGTGACCAAAGTGGAGTCGCTTTCAAAGTCCGATTCCTGGTGATGATCACGGCTCATCCATCCTTTGACATTGGCGAATATCGACTTTCcgttcaagtctttgttggCATTTCCAATGTACTTGGCGGCAAACTCGGCCATTGGAGTCGATTGTCTGAAACTCATCTCTGATTCTGAGTCGCTAGCGGCGGCCGAGTCAGAGTCTTGCTTTCTTCCCCGGATATACTCTCTGACCTCAAAGTATAAGTCTTTAGAGACATTGTTAATATTGGCGGTATTCTTGACCCAGTAGGTTCTGAAGTCGTTAATATGTTTTTTAAAGTCCAATTCGTTCTTCTTTAACCAACTCACATTCAACTCTTTCCTAGTGGCACCTCTAGCGAAGTTTCtcatcaagtacttgtcATAATCTTTGATAATCTT is a genomic window containing:
- the MMM1 gene encoding ERMES complex subunit mmm1 (COG:U; EggNog:ENOG503NU1T; BUSCO:EOG09262X74); this encodes MVQNDIIESNLGSEDEHYAVSLQELSDRLRIQQEELFKQQRDLLSQEALRHPSTGSSNTFSFTQGLILGQLSVILVVSIFIKFFVFQDASNVSSTSSAKDATGVLVKRDKKNKTPGIESEDQDDIDLHARNIATILEKTYYNVDNHASESLDWFNVLIAQTISQLRTEALISDNIFHSLNDFLTKSDFPDYLDTVKITEIDIGDDFPIFSNCRIKQSQDGSGRLEAKIDVDLSDTITLGIETRLLINHPRPMIASLPIQLSVSLVRFSGCLAVSLFSPNDEKLMATSGQTETTANSATSTTTAATPAVSGDVALTTAAVLEPLVTSPLKGTSNGSKKTEKKAEIESGTAIRFSFSPDYRLEFNIKSLIGSRAKLQDVPKISSLIEARLKQWFVERSVEPRFQVIRIPSLWPRSKNTREAVADKTD